In a single window of the Clostridia bacterium genome:
- a CDS encoding helix-turn-helix domain-containing protein, translating to MEGKSVFYSGDFREHRRKPGALRAIVKALSGKPVNVMLLEETTFGRPEGKILTEKELEDKRLSTRKIKEVLRLHWESGLTQRQIARSYNLSSSTVSDYLARARIAGLSWPLPENLEGNLPGGPSVSRKTNP from the coding sequence ATGGAAGGAAAAAGTGTATTTTATTCTGGGGACTTTCGTGAGCACAGGCGAAAGCCCGGCGCTTTGCGGGCCATTGTTAAAGCACTCTCGGGCAAACCAGTAAATGTTATGCTGCTGGAGGAGACGACGTTCGGACGCCCTGAGGGAAAGATTCTTACAGAAAAGGAATTAGAGGACAAGAGGTTGTCCACGCGGAAAATCAAAGAGGTACTACGCCTTCACTGGGAATCAGGCCTGACCCAACGGCAAATCGCCCGCAGCTACAACCTGTCCAGCAGCACTGTCAGCGATTATCTGGCTCGCGCCAGAATTGCCGGGTTGTCATGGCCACTGCCCGAAAACCTTGAGGGAAACCTCCCTGGGGGCCCTTCTGTTTCCCGAAAAACCAATCCCTAA
- a CDS encoding alkaline phosphatase: MHTGLEYQAKCRYLPVQLPFASVVCCCQSGNHLSPPEASPNILIVLLLLFSISVFPAGAASAPAVKNMILLIPDGMSIGRTTLARWYKGGTLLAMDEMACDLVRTYSSDAAIADSAPAATAYSTDFKSHTGYVAVLPDVVNMPGLQPIPKGDERKPVATILEAAKLAGKATGLVVTCEIPHATPAAFSAHYPDRNNYDDILEQQVYSGIDVVLGGGSKYLTPEARKDREDLIKVIKDLGYDYVTTPEALRKSTSNKLWGMFAPKDLSYDFDRDPAKQPSLAEMTSKAIEVLSKDKDGFFLMVEGSKIDWAAHANDPVGVVSDILAFDNAVKVALDFAKKDKHTVVIAVTDHGNGGITIGDRETSKNYDELPLSAFIEPLKRAKLTAEGIEKKLNADRSNIKEVMATYYGITDLTEAEIKAIKEAKPGKLNYVVGPMISKRAHIGWTTNGHTGEDVVLYVYSPTGDRPTGVIENTEIAKYMERVLGLNLQETTKKLFVPAETAFPARGARVEWDDSDPNNPVFVVTRNNDKLKLPVNKNLAEINGKLVKMNGLTVYNGVATLPLQQPGFTAVDPC; the protein is encoded by the coding sequence ATGCATACAGGCCTCGAATATCAGGCAAAATGCCGCTATTTACCAGTTCAGCTCCCGTTCGCAAGCGTAGTGTGCTGCTGTCAAAGCGGGAACCATCTTTCGCCGCCAGAGGCAAGCCCAAACATCCTCATTGTTTTGCTCCTGTTGTTCAGCATTTCTGTCTTTCCTGCAGGTGCGGCAAGTGCCCCTGCCGTAAAGAATATGATCCTGTTGATCCCGGATGGCATGAGCATTGGCCGTACAACTCTGGCCAGGTGGTATAAAGGCGGTACGCTTCTGGCCATGGATGAAATGGCCTGCGACCTGGTGAGAACTTACTCCTCCGATGCGGCCATCGCTGACTCCGCACCTGCGGCAACAGCCTACTCCACCGACTTTAAGTCCCATACCGGCTACGTGGCGGTTTTGCCCGACGTTGTCAACATGCCCGGCCTCCAGCCTATCCCCAAGGGTGATGAAAGGAAACCCGTGGCCACCATCCTCGAAGCAGCAAAACTGGCAGGAAAAGCTACGGGGCTGGTGGTTACCTGTGAAATACCCCATGCCACCCCGGCAGCTTTCTCCGCCCATTACCCGGACCGGAACAACTATGATGATATCCTCGAACAACAGGTATATAGCGGTATAGATGTGGTGCTGGGCGGCGGTTCCAAATACCTGACACCCGAGGCCAGAAAAGACAGGGAAGACTTAATTAAGGTAATCAAGGACCTGGGTTATGATTATGTAACCACGCCGGAAGCACTTCGTAAGTCCACTTCCAACAAGTTGTGGGGCATGTTTGCTCCCAAAGATCTGAGTTATGATTTTGACCGTGACCCGGCAAAACAGCCCAGCCTGGCGGAAATGACCAGCAAAGCCATTGAGGTGCTTTCTAAAGATAAGGACGGATTCTTCCTGATGGTGGAAGGAAGTAAAATAGACTGGGCCGCCCATGCCAATGACCCGGTGGGTGTTGTCAGCGATATCCTGGCCTTTGACAACGCCGTAAAAGTGGCCCTGGACTTTGCCAAAAAAGATAAGCACACCGTTGTCATCGCAGTAACCGACCACGGTAACGGTGGAATCACCATCGGAGACCGGGAGACCAGCAAAAATTACGACGAGCTGCCCCTTTCCGCATTCATCGAACCTTTAAAGAGGGCAAAACTGACCGCTGAAGGCATCGAGAAAAAATTAAACGCCGACAGGAGCAACATCAAAGAAGTAATGGCAACTTATTACGGCATCACCGATCTGACGGAGGCTGAAATCAAAGCAATCAAAGAGGCCAAACCAGGCAAGTTAAATTACGTTGTGGGACCGATGATCAGCAAGCGGGCACATATCGGGTGGACCACCAACGGCCACACCGGTGAAGATGTGGTTCTGTACGTGTACTCGCCGACCGGCGACCGGCCCACGGGAGTGATTGAAAACACTGAAATCGCCAAGTACATGGAGAGAGTACTGGGCCTTAACTTACAGGAAACCACCAAAAAGCTCTTCGTGCCGGCAGAAACCGCTTTCCCGGCCAGGGGCGCCAGGGTGGAATGGGATGACAGTGATCCCAACAACCCCGTGTTTGTGGTTACCAGGAACAATGATAAATTAAAATTGCCAGTAAACAAAAATCTTGCCGAAATCAACGGTAAGCTGGTTAAAATGAAC